The genomic DNA CCACTGCCAATAGAACAGACCAAAGTTGTCACTGTCAAGTCTTTTATAACCAAAATCTAAAACGTACTCATCATCAAAGGTGACATCTTTATGACATCTGTGGCATTATGGTTTAAATGCCATTTACTTACCTCGGTCGTTGGCGTCTGCTAGACTCACTTTATTACGTTTAAACTCACAGTACAGAGCAGCACGCCGCATCCATGTGCGTTGCCATTGTAGGTTTTTTAAAAGCATGATGGGAAATCTGGTAGTAATGAGAATTTAACCCCAGAATCACGACAAAATAACACGAATAAATTCAACTATAAAGCAAACTGTTGCTCAAAACTTGGTGACAAATATGTCCATGTTAACACAGTCCGCACAAATAAATCATAGTACATGCACAGTAATGAGTGTCCTGAAAATGTGCATTTCGGTCAAAGTTCAGCCATCATCTGTACACCGATTCTTATAGCTGTGTCCAAACTCCAGAAAAGTCTCTGCCGAGCGAAGTTTTTATGTCATGTGCAGTAAGTGTTCAGAGCATCGACTGTAGTATataatattttgccaaatttccggAATTACGATAAATGcggtaaacaacaataaacagaaTTAAATTTGggctaaacaacaacaaataagaATTAATAAAGTCGGGAGGTTTCCCACACCCTCCCCCTATTAAAGTTACTTAAACTTTAATATAGAGGTTTCCTAATTGTCCTCATTCTCGTTAGCAATGACACCAATAAGGCGATCTACCGCAGCAGTCTGTGCTCACCGAGCAGGGCGTCTCAACTCTTGGTTGGCTTGAGATCTTTCCTCTTCATCAGCTGAAGTGCGTGTCTGGTTAATCACAGGGTCAGCATCCGGTTCAGCTATAGTGCCAACCCCTGTTGTGTCGTTAGTTCCGCTGACTTCCAGATCACACACCAACTGGAGTGGCCTCTCAACAACATAGCCACTGCCTGTCCGGATCTTGTATCCTGTTATCACGCCATCCTTACCCACTATGTTGTCTACAATCCGTCCTATCTTCCAATTTGCTCGATTCTTGGTCGTGTCTTTGAGTAGAACAATCGAGTTCTTTCCTTGTAACTCCTGATCCTTTGCCTCAATCCTCTTGCCGTAACGTTCCTGCAAGGCATGAAGGTATTCATTCAACCACCGTTTACGAACGTTCTCTCTGGAGGATCGTAAGTACTTTAGCCGCTTACTCATCACATCTCTCGAGTCATCCATGTCATTGATGCTCTCCTCCAGAAACCGGCTGGTTGTCCACGTCTTCTTCCATATAGCACAATGGTCTGTTGTTCATGAACGTCTCCACATCGAGCAGAACTTCCTCAAGCTcttcaaatttcagtagtgCTCTTCATTTCCTATAGCTTTCGACAGACTTCTCTTCATGATGCCGATGAGTCGTTCAAAGAATCCACCCCACCATGGAGAACGTGACATGTTGAACTTCCACTCTATGttatgtgttgtcaaatagttgAACAAATCTTCATCCTTTTGTAACGTCGTTGTAACTCCCCCGTGCAATGTCTGAAGATGGCAGTGCTCAATGATACGTCTCGCCAGGGCAGATCTTCTTGGGATGAAGACAGGGTTGTAACCTGGAACTCTGCCATGACACCTCAGTATTCCATCTTCATCTGCTGCTAATGTGACATCTGAAGTCATGTCGTTTGTTTGCTGTGTTATGTGGATCCATACCTTCTCTGATGCTGTGATCTCTGATTTAGTGAGTGGTCCCACTCGTCTCATCCCCTTACAGCAATCTGTGAAATGCTTCATATATGACGTTATGCGTAGAAGCTTCCAGAATTTGAACTTGCTCAGAAGCTCTTATGACCATGCTTTTGTCTCATTCTGAGTTGCATCTTCCAGTAGAAGCATCACTTCTCTTTTCTTCGTTGACTTTTTCTCTGACTTGGCTCCCTCTGACTCGGAAATCTCTGGTTGAACTGGTCTGTCACCTTCACTTGAGAGCCAGCTTGGCCCTTGAAAGCACATCTTCCCGAGTCGACTTGGTGCTGACCCTCTAGTTCCCAGGTCGCTTGGATTTTCTGCTGTTGGCACATATCTCCACTTGGACTCTGTCAGCTCGCCAATCTTCTTGACCCGATTGCGCACAAATATTGACCATTCTCCATGATCAGACAGCCAGTATAAAACAGTGGCGCTGTCTACCCAACTGTGACAAGCTGTGATAGGGAAATTGGACAAAGCTTTGCTGACGTTATTCTGCAGTTTGGCTAGGGTATGTGCGGCAATCAACTCCAACCTTGGTATGCTCATATGTTTAGGAGCGATTCTTGCTTTAGCTGTGAGTAGATTCTGGCTGACGGAGTTGAGTTCTGATACGCAACGATGTATATTGCAGCACAAACAGCAGTCTTGCTTGCGTCAGCAAATCCATGCATTTCATAATGTGTTGGGTTGTCAGTGAACACACAGCGTGGTACAGTTATGGTTGGTGCATGCTGCAAGCTGTTTATCCACATCTGCCATTTCCGTCGAATTTCATCTGGAATTTCCTCATCCCAATGTAGCTGAAGAAGGCACACTTCACTGAAGATCACTTTCGCAGTGATAGTGACTGGAGAACTCCATCCAAGTATGTCAAAGATGCTGTTGATATCAGCTAACATCTTCCTTTTCGTGATTGGTTCACTGCTCTTCGGCATGATTCAAAACTGATTGTCAATGTGTCCTCCTCCTTGTTCCATGGAATACCTAAAATCTTTGTCTCATTGCCAGATGCGTTGCAAAGAAATCTTGTTGTGTAAGTATCTTTTTCCTGCTTGTCATTCTCTGCGTTGAGGTGATCGATGTTGCTGTGCCATTTGTGAAGATTGAAACCACCCTCTGACAGTATTTTGGTGGACTCTGCCTTGAAAGTCACAACATCATCTTCTTTGTTCCCACCACCTTGAATATCGTCAACATATGTATCCTCTAGCAAGCTATGTACTGTTGCTGGATATTCCTGTTCATAGTCCTCAATGTGCTTCTGCAGTGTTACACCGAGAATATATGGACTTGACGTCGCTCCAAAGATCACTCGTGTGAATCTGTACTCCGTCACCTCACAATTTTGTAGATTGTTGTACCACAGAACTCGCAGTGCATCCCTGTCTTGTTCATACACTCTGATTTGCAGGAAAGCTTTCTAAATATCTCATGTGATACAGAACTTTCGCATGCGATTTCTTGCGATGATGTCAAACAAAAGTGGTTGTAGTGGTGGCCCCGTCTCTAGGCAGTCGTTGAGTGAAGGGCTTCTCACGTTGGCTCTTGCTGAGCAATCATACACTATTCTCATCTTTGTTGTTTCTGCCTTATCTCGGATGACGGCTTGTTGTGGGACATAATGTACCGTCTCCCCTGTTTGATTGACTGGTACAGGCTCAAGAACTCCCATATTGATTTGTTCTCTCATGATTTCATCGTACTCTTCTAATCTCCCGATTTTCTCTAGTCTCTTTGTTGTGCTGTATAGCCGAGCTGTGCACAAGCTCTTATTTGTAGGAAGTGGAACATGATCTTCTTTCCAAGGTAGTTTTGTTTCATAGTATCCACTCTCTGCCCTAGTCAACTGTTTCTTGAACTCTTTGTGAATTGCTGCACTTTCCTTTATATCTGTGTCTTTGATTCCAAGAACATCTAGTGAGCACAGCTTCTCAAATTCTTCTTGGCTGGATCTCAGAAAGaactgtttctctgtctgactcTCTCTCCCTGACTGCCGTCCAGAAATTGTCCAACCCAGCATCATGAATTCTGCTCCTGGATCCTTATCTGGGTGAGTTCCAAGGACTAGAGGTTCTGTCGTGCGAATCCTCTGGTAGTCTGCGACTCCTAAGATAATGTGAACTGGCATTGAAACATTCGTTGTCTCTTCCTCGCTGAAATGTAACCGGCTGAGTCGTCTGTGTTGTTTCTTCAATGCAGGAATGCCTGGGTTAGGTAGGTGGGTTAATATACCTTTCTCAGCATTCACACACTCCATATTGAACGAGAAACCATCAACTGCTAAGGACTGTAATGTGATACTATACACCTCAACAATCTTCCTTACAGTGCCGTACATCTGTTCAATACAACGTTGTTCTGTCTTCGTAGGCTTCAGGTGCAATTTTGTGATCAAGTCTGAACATATGTATGAACTTCCCGCACCTGTGTCAAACATGACTCAAACTTTCTCCTTCCCCACTTTGGCAATAACAGTGGCATGTAATGCTGAGGCATGATCCATCACTGAGCTCAATCCCTTTTCCACTTTGGTATTGTCAGACACATCAAGCGTTGATTTCCCTTTGTCACAAATTGAGGTATGATGCTTTCCTTTACAGATCTTGCATCCCGGGATCTACAATTGACTGCAAGATGACCAAATCCTGTACAGTTGAAACACATCCTGTTTCTTCTCAGTATTGCTCTCTTGGTGGCCACATCTAGTACTTTCATACAGCTGTTACTTGAATGATCTTCTGAACTGCAATACACACATTTGCGACCTTGTTTAGACTCTCCATTACTGCCAAGAAGtaacttttcttcttttttcctcCATGACACGTGTCTAGCTGTATCATCTCTTCTCCCTGTGGTAATCTTATCATCACCAGCTCTCAGGGGATTTCTCCGGACATACTTTCGCAGATTTTCAACAAGTTGTTCCAAACCCCACTCTTCCCAATCATCGTCCTTTTGTACAAGAACTTCTCAAACAGGGCCAAGCTTGTCCATCAAAGTgtagactgagctttgtgcagtAGTCAGTTTTCCCATTGTTGTGAGAGTGCGAACTATCCTGGCAAGCCTGTTATAAAAGTCATGAATGTCACGCAACTTGTGAATGTTGGTCACTACTGGTAGTTCCTCAAGTTCCTTTATCAAGGCTTTGTGCACCTTAATGTCCTTCCCATATGTCTCGACTAGTATTCTTTTAGCTTCCTAGTATCCCTCTGAGGTATGTGGTAGCCCCAGGATATCCTCCTTTGGTTTGTGTTTCACCAGCTCTAATAAGTAATTAAACTTACTGATTTCTGCGAGATTGGAACCATCCACCTCTACTGAAAACTGATTCCAAAAGCGTAACCAGTCCTTGTAGTCACCAGAGAATGGTGTGATAGTATATTGTTGAAGCTTCA from Ptychodera flava strain L36383 chromosome 12, AS_Pfla_20210202, whole genome shotgun sequence includes the following:
- the LOC139146184 gene encoding uncharacterized protein, which translates into the protein MPKSSEPITKRKMLADINSIFDILGWSSPVTITAKVIFSEVCLLQLHWDEEIPDEIRRKWQMWINSLQHAPTITVPRCVFTDNPTHYEMHGFADASKTAVCAAIYIVAYQNSTPSARIYSQLKQESLLNI
- the LOC139146185 gene encoding uncharacterized protein produces the protein MFDTGAGSSYICSDLITKLHLKPTKTEQRCIEQMYGTVRKIVEVYSITLQSLAVDGFSFNMECVNAEKGILTHLPNPGIPALKKQHRRLSRLHFSEEETTNVSMPVHIILGVADYQRIRTTEPLVLGTHPDKDPGAEFMMLGWTISGRQSGRESQTEKQFFLRSSQEEFEKLCSLDVLGIKDTDIKESAAIHKEFKKQLTRAESGYYETKLPWKEDHVPLPTNKSLCTARLYSTTKRLEKIGRLEEYDEIMREQINMGVLEPVPVNQTGETVHYVPQQAVIRDKAETTKMRIVYDCSARANVRSPSLNDCLETGPPLQPLLFDIIARNRMRKFCIT